In Oryza sativa Japonica Group chromosome 2, ASM3414082v1, the following are encoded in one genomic region:
- the LOC4330561 gene encoding phosphatidylinositol/phosphatidylcholine transfer protein SFH9 isoform X1 → MSESNVDGIEISASNDERRDRGDAEISEDEPRQTRIRSLKKKALHASTRLTHSLKKRGKRKVGCRVPKITIEDVRDAEEEQAVSSFREVLFARDMLPERHDDYHTMLRFLKARKFDVEKAAHMWADMLHWRKDFGTDTILEDFEFHELEEVLQYYPHGYHGVDKEGRPVYIELLGKVEPSKLVQITTVERYIKYHVQEFERAFREKFPACSIAAKKHIDTTTTILDVHGVGWKNFSKIARDLVRCMQKIDGDYYPETLHQMFIVNAGPGFKLIWSTVKGLLDPKTSSKIHVLGTKYQHRLLEAIDSSQLPEFLGGSCTCSSQGGCLRSNKGPWSDPLIMKLVHCMESSALKDIGQVSDIEEAITGSVRLRALKLPERISYTSNAESGSDVDDLGSPIGQEDFEYHSLAPVHEEARESGSTCSGSDDKVVETNTRYNPPGNGSGQYSARQNPSINRVSPEPAGHVPNDGEGNADHGILKYISKKVLGVILEVLSFLRIFIRHRQQLENVPQHTTTVHSNQADLQIIKEDRVNPCLERLERLETMFNQLSRKPPEIPQDKDRAIQDSFDRIKCIEFDLEKTKKVLHATVIRQMQMAETLEAVKESDLRRRKFCT, encoded by the exons ATGTCAG AGAGCAATGTCGACGGCATCGAAATATCAGCTAGTAACGATGAGAGGAGGGACAGAGGGGACGCTGAGATTTCGGAGGATGAGCCAAGGCAGACGAGGATACGGTCGTTGAAGAAGAAGGCGCTGCATGCATCTACGAGGCTGACGCATTCGCTGAAGAAGAGAGGGAAGAGGAAAGTGGGCTGCAGAGTGCCGAAGATCACGATAGAGGATGTCAGggacgcggaggaggagcaggctGTCAGCTCTTTTCGAGAGGTTTTGTTTGCCAGGGACATGCTGCCTGAGAGGCATGACGATTATCACACGATGCTTAG ATTCTTGAAAGCTAGGAAATTTGATGTTGAAAAGGCAGCACATATGTGGGCTGACATGCTGCACTGGAGGAAGGATTTCGGGACTGACACAATTTTGGAA GATTTTGAATTTCATGAGCTAGAGGAGGTGCTGCAGTATTATCCCCATGGTTATCATGGTGTTGACAAGGAAGGAAGGCCCGTCTATATCGAGTTGCTTGGGAAAGTTGAACCCAGTAAGCTTGTACAAATTACAACAGTGGAACGCTATATTAAATATCATGTACAGGAATTTGAGAGAGCATTCCGAGAGAAGTTTCCTGCATGCTCAATTGCTGCTAAAAAGCATATTGATACGACAACTACAATACTGGATGTCCACGGTGTG GGTTGGAAGAACTTTAGCAAGATCGCAAGGGATTTGGTGCGCTGTATGCAGAAAATAGATGGTGATTATTATCCTGAG ACACTACATCAAATGTTCATTGTAAATGCGGGGCCTGGTTTTAAACTGATCTGGAGTACTGTGAAGGGACTTCTTGACCCCAAAACCTCGTCTAAAATCCAT GTTCTAGGAACAAAATACCAACACAGACTTCTTGAAGCTATTGACTCAAG CCAACTACCAGAGTTTCTTGGTGGTTCTTGCACGTGCTCTAGCCAGGGAGGATGCCTGCGATCCAACAAAGGCCCCTGGAGTGATCCTTTAATTATGAAG CTTGTACATTGCATGGAATCATCTGCGTTGAAGGACATTGGCCAAGTATCTGATATAGAAGAAGCAATTACAGGCTCTGTAAGATTGCGTGCTCTCAAG TTACCAGAAAGAATTAGTTATACATCAAATGCTGAATCTGGTTCAGATGTTGATGATCTTGGATCTCCTATAGGACAGGAAGATTTTGAGTATCATAGTTTGGCTCCAGTTCATGAGGAG GCCAGGGAGTCAGGATCAACATGCAGTGGTTCTGATGATAAAGTTGTTGAGACGAATACAAGATACAACCCTCCTGGAAATGGATCGGGACAGTACAGCGCAAGACAAAATCCCTCAATAAACAGAGTTTCGCCTGAGCCAG CAGGTCACGTCCCAAATGATGGTGAAGGAAATGCAGATCATGGGATCTTGAAATATATTTCTAAAAAAGTTCTCGGTGTAATTCTTGAAGTACTCTCTTTTTTGCGTATTTTCATCCGTCATCGACAACAGTTGGAAAATGTCCCCCAGCATACTACAACAGTGCACAGTAATCAGGCAGATCTTCAGATAATTAAGGAAGATCGTGTAAATCCTTGTCTAGAGCGTCTTGAAAGACTTGAGACAATGTTTAATCAGCTCAGCAGAAAGCCTCCAGAGATTCCACAGGATAAGGATCGTGCTATACAGGATTCTTTTGACAGGATAAAGTGCATTGAATTTGATCTGGAGAAGACAAAGAAG GTATTGCATGCAACAGTGATTAGACAAATGCAGATGGCTGAGACATTGGAAGCTGTAAAGGAGTCCGATCTTAGG AGAAGAAAATTTTGTACATAA
- the LOC4330561 gene encoding phosphatidylinositol/phosphatidylcholine transfer protein SFH9 isoform X2: MSESNVDGIEISASNDERRDRGDAEISEDEPRQTRIRSLKKKALHASTRLTHSLKKRGKRKVGCRVPKITIEDVRDAEEEQAVSSFREVLFARDMLPERHDDYHTMLRFLKARKFDVEKAAHMWADMLHWRKDFGTDTILEDFEFHELEEVLQYYPHGYHGVDKEGRPVYIELLGKVEPSKLVQITTVERYIKYHVQEFERAFREKFPACSIAAKKHIDTTTTILDVHGVGWKNFSKIARDLVRCMQKIDGDYYPETLHQMFIVNAGPGFKLIWSTVKGLLDPKTSSKIHVLGTKYQHRLLEAIDSSQLPEFLGGSCTCSSQGGCLRSNKGPWSDPLIMKLVHCMESSALKDIGQVSDIEEAITGSVRLRALKLPERISYTSNAESGSDVDDLGSPIGQEDFEYHSLAPVHEEARESGSTCSGSDDKVVETNTRYNPPGNGSGQYSARQNPSINRVSPEPGHVPNDGEGNADHGILKYISKKVLGVILEVLSFLRIFIRHRQQLENVPQHTTTVHSNQADLQIIKEDRVNPCLERLERLETMFNQLSRKPPEIPQDKDRAIQDSFDRIKCIEFDLEKTKKVLHATVIRQMQMAETLEAVKESDLRRRKFCT; this comes from the exons ATGTCAG AGAGCAATGTCGACGGCATCGAAATATCAGCTAGTAACGATGAGAGGAGGGACAGAGGGGACGCTGAGATTTCGGAGGATGAGCCAAGGCAGACGAGGATACGGTCGTTGAAGAAGAAGGCGCTGCATGCATCTACGAGGCTGACGCATTCGCTGAAGAAGAGAGGGAAGAGGAAAGTGGGCTGCAGAGTGCCGAAGATCACGATAGAGGATGTCAGggacgcggaggaggagcaggctGTCAGCTCTTTTCGAGAGGTTTTGTTTGCCAGGGACATGCTGCCTGAGAGGCATGACGATTATCACACGATGCTTAG ATTCTTGAAAGCTAGGAAATTTGATGTTGAAAAGGCAGCACATATGTGGGCTGACATGCTGCACTGGAGGAAGGATTTCGGGACTGACACAATTTTGGAA GATTTTGAATTTCATGAGCTAGAGGAGGTGCTGCAGTATTATCCCCATGGTTATCATGGTGTTGACAAGGAAGGAAGGCCCGTCTATATCGAGTTGCTTGGGAAAGTTGAACCCAGTAAGCTTGTACAAATTACAACAGTGGAACGCTATATTAAATATCATGTACAGGAATTTGAGAGAGCATTCCGAGAGAAGTTTCCTGCATGCTCAATTGCTGCTAAAAAGCATATTGATACGACAACTACAATACTGGATGTCCACGGTGTG GGTTGGAAGAACTTTAGCAAGATCGCAAGGGATTTGGTGCGCTGTATGCAGAAAATAGATGGTGATTATTATCCTGAG ACACTACATCAAATGTTCATTGTAAATGCGGGGCCTGGTTTTAAACTGATCTGGAGTACTGTGAAGGGACTTCTTGACCCCAAAACCTCGTCTAAAATCCAT GTTCTAGGAACAAAATACCAACACAGACTTCTTGAAGCTATTGACTCAAG CCAACTACCAGAGTTTCTTGGTGGTTCTTGCACGTGCTCTAGCCAGGGAGGATGCCTGCGATCCAACAAAGGCCCCTGGAGTGATCCTTTAATTATGAAG CTTGTACATTGCATGGAATCATCTGCGTTGAAGGACATTGGCCAAGTATCTGATATAGAAGAAGCAATTACAGGCTCTGTAAGATTGCGTGCTCTCAAG TTACCAGAAAGAATTAGTTATACATCAAATGCTGAATCTGGTTCAGATGTTGATGATCTTGGATCTCCTATAGGACAGGAAGATTTTGAGTATCATAGTTTGGCTCCAGTTCATGAGGAG GCCAGGGAGTCAGGATCAACATGCAGTGGTTCTGATGATAAAGTTGTTGAGACGAATACAAGATACAACCCTCCTGGAAATGGATCGGGACAGTACAGCGCAAGACAAAATCCCTCAATAAACAGAGTTTCGCCTGAGCCAG GTCACGTCCCAAATGATGGTGAAGGAAATGCAGATCATGGGATCTTGAAATATATTTCTAAAAAAGTTCTCGGTGTAATTCTTGAAGTACTCTCTTTTTTGCGTATTTTCATCCGTCATCGACAACAGTTGGAAAATGTCCCCCAGCATACTACAACAGTGCACAGTAATCAGGCAGATCTTCAGATAATTAAGGAAGATCGTGTAAATCCTTGTCTAGAGCGTCTTGAAAGACTTGAGACAATGTTTAATCAGCTCAGCAGAAAGCCTCCAGAGATTCCACAGGATAAGGATCGTGCTATACAGGATTCTTTTGACAGGATAAAGTGCATTGAATTTGATCTGGAGAAGACAAAGAAG GTATTGCATGCAACAGTGATTAGACAAATGCAGATGGCTGAGACATTGGAAGCTGTAAAGGAGTCCGATCTTAGG AGAAGAAAATTTTGTACATAA
- the LOC4330560 gene encoding GPI-anchored protein LLG1 — translation MAVDRGLLLLVVSAAVLVGLASASPFISDSVFLGSVGSTGRSLLQAKKNCPVNFEFQNYTIITSKCKGPRFPAKQCCDAFKEFACPFNEYINDESNDCASTMFSYINLYGKYPPGLFANECREGKLGLSCEGVSQKDSVVSSAGQQAQSSLLAFIMLTFGLAALWFH, via the exons ATGGCTGTGGACCGTGGGCTCCTCCTGCTCGTCGTCtcggccgccgtcctcgtcgggCTCGCCTCCGCGTCCCCCTTCATTTCCG ACAGCGTGTTCCTGGGGAGCGTCGGATCTACGGGGAGGAGCTTGCTGCAGGCCAAGAAGA ATTGCCCTGTGAATTTTGAGTTCCAAAACTACACAATAATCACAAGCAAGTGCAAAGGGCCACGGTTTCCTGCTAAACAGTGCTGCGATGCTTTCAAGGAATTCGCATGCCCATTTAATGAATATATCAACGACGAGAGCAATGACTGTGCATCAACAATGTTCAGCTACATCAACCTCTATGGCAAGTATCCACCTGGTCTGTTTGCAAACGAGTGCCGAGAAGGCAAGCTAGGTCTTTCTTGCGAAGGCGTTTCCCAAAAAGATAGTGTCGTTTCAAGTGCTGGCCAGCAAGCTCAGAGCAGCTTGCTTGCTTTCATCATGCTGACCTTTGGACTAGCTGCATTGTGGTTCCATTGA
- the LOC4330561 gene encoding phosphatidylinositol/phosphatidylcholine transfer protein SFH9 isoform X4 has product MSESNVDGIEISASNDERRDRGDAEISEDEPRQTRIRSLKKKALHASTRLTHSLKKRGKRKVGCRVPKITIEDVRDAEEEQAVSSFREVLFARDMLPERHDDYHTMLRFLKARKFDVEKAAHMWADMLHWRKDFGTDTILEDFEFHELEEVLQYYPHGYHGVDKEGRPVYIELLGKVEPSKLVQITTVERYIKYHVQEFERAFREKFPACSIAAKKHIDTTTTILDVHGVGWKNFSKIARDLVRCMQKIDGDYYPETLHQMFIVNAGPGFKLIWSTVKGLLDPKTSSKIHVLGTKYQHRLLEAIDSSQLPEFLGGSCTCSSQGGCLRSNKGPWSDPLIMKDIGQVSDIEEAITGSVRLRALKLPERISYTSNAESGSDVDDLGSPIGQEDFEYHSLAPVHEEARESGSTCSGSDDKVVETNTRYNPPGNGSGQYSARQNPSINRVSPEPGHVPNDGEGNADHGILKYISKKVLGVILEVLSFLRIFIRHRQQLENVPQHTTTVHSNQADLQIIKEDRVNPCLERLERLETMFNQLSRKPPEIPQDKDRAIQDSFDRIKCIEFDLEKTKKVLHATVIRQMQMAETLEAVKESDLRRRKFCT; this is encoded by the exons ATGTCAG AGAGCAATGTCGACGGCATCGAAATATCAGCTAGTAACGATGAGAGGAGGGACAGAGGGGACGCTGAGATTTCGGAGGATGAGCCAAGGCAGACGAGGATACGGTCGTTGAAGAAGAAGGCGCTGCATGCATCTACGAGGCTGACGCATTCGCTGAAGAAGAGAGGGAAGAGGAAAGTGGGCTGCAGAGTGCCGAAGATCACGATAGAGGATGTCAGggacgcggaggaggagcaggctGTCAGCTCTTTTCGAGAGGTTTTGTTTGCCAGGGACATGCTGCCTGAGAGGCATGACGATTATCACACGATGCTTAG ATTCTTGAAAGCTAGGAAATTTGATGTTGAAAAGGCAGCACATATGTGGGCTGACATGCTGCACTGGAGGAAGGATTTCGGGACTGACACAATTTTGGAA GATTTTGAATTTCATGAGCTAGAGGAGGTGCTGCAGTATTATCCCCATGGTTATCATGGTGTTGACAAGGAAGGAAGGCCCGTCTATATCGAGTTGCTTGGGAAAGTTGAACCCAGTAAGCTTGTACAAATTACAACAGTGGAACGCTATATTAAATATCATGTACAGGAATTTGAGAGAGCATTCCGAGAGAAGTTTCCTGCATGCTCAATTGCTGCTAAAAAGCATATTGATACGACAACTACAATACTGGATGTCCACGGTGTG GGTTGGAAGAACTTTAGCAAGATCGCAAGGGATTTGGTGCGCTGTATGCAGAAAATAGATGGTGATTATTATCCTGAG ACACTACATCAAATGTTCATTGTAAATGCGGGGCCTGGTTTTAAACTGATCTGGAGTACTGTGAAGGGACTTCTTGACCCCAAAACCTCGTCTAAAATCCAT GTTCTAGGAACAAAATACCAACACAGACTTCTTGAAGCTATTGACTCAAG CCAACTACCAGAGTTTCTTGGTGGTTCTTGCACGTGCTCTAGCCAGGGAGGATGCCTGCGATCCAACAAAGGCCCCTGGAGTGATCCTTTAATTATGAAG GACATTGGCCAAGTATCTGATATAGAAGAAGCAATTACAGGCTCTGTAAGATTGCGTGCTCTCAAG TTACCAGAAAGAATTAGTTATACATCAAATGCTGAATCTGGTTCAGATGTTGATGATCTTGGATCTCCTATAGGACAGGAAGATTTTGAGTATCATAGTTTGGCTCCAGTTCATGAGGAG GCCAGGGAGTCAGGATCAACATGCAGTGGTTCTGATGATAAAGTTGTTGAGACGAATACAAGATACAACCCTCCTGGAAATGGATCGGGACAGTACAGCGCAAGACAAAATCCCTCAATAAACAGAGTTTCGCCTGAGCCAG GTCACGTCCCAAATGATGGTGAAGGAAATGCAGATCATGGGATCTTGAAATATATTTCTAAAAAAGTTCTCGGTGTAATTCTTGAAGTACTCTCTTTTTTGCGTATTTTCATCCGTCATCGACAACAGTTGGAAAATGTCCCCCAGCATACTACAACAGTGCACAGTAATCAGGCAGATCTTCAGATAATTAAGGAAGATCGTGTAAATCCTTGTCTAGAGCGTCTTGAAAGACTTGAGACAATGTTTAATCAGCTCAGCAGAAAGCCTCCAGAGATTCCACAGGATAAGGATCGTGCTATACAGGATTCTTTTGACAGGATAAAGTGCATTGAATTTGATCTGGAGAAGACAAAGAAG GTATTGCATGCAACAGTGATTAGACAAATGCAGATGGCTGAGACATTGGAAGCTGTAAAGGAGTCCGATCTTAGG AGAAGAAAATTTTGTACATAA
- the LOC4330561 gene encoding phosphatidylinositol/phosphatidylcholine transfer protein SFH9 isoform X3: MSESNVDGIEISASNDERRDRGDAEISEDEPRQTRIRSLKKKALHASTRLTHSLKKRGKRKVGCRVPKITIEDVRDAEEEQAVSSFREVLFARDMLPERHDDYHTMLRFLKARKFDVEKAAHMWADMLHWRKDFGTDTILEDFEFHELEEVLQYYPHGYHGVDKEGRPVYIELLGKVEPSKLVQITTVERYIKYHVQEFERAFREKFPACSIAAKKHIDTTTTILDVHGVGWKNFSKIARDLVRCMQKIDGDYYPETLHQMFIVNAGPGFKLIWSTVKGLLDPKTSSKIHVLGTKYQHRLLEAIDSSQLPEFLGGSCTCSSQGGCLRSNKGPWSDPLIMKDIGQVSDIEEAITGSVRLRALKLPERISYTSNAESGSDVDDLGSPIGQEDFEYHSLAPVHEEARESGSTCSGSDDKVVETNTRYNPPGNGSGQYSARQNPSINRVSPEPAGHVPNDGEGNADHGILKYISKKVLGVILEVLSFLRIFIRHRQQLENVPQHTTTVHSNQADLQIIKEDRVNPCLERLERLETMFNQLSRKPPEIPQDKDRAIQDSFDRIKCIEFDLEKTKKVLHATVIRQMQMAETLEAVKESDLRRRKFCT; this comes from the exons ATGTCAG AGAGCAATGTCGACGGCATCGAAATATCAGCTAGTAACGATGAGAGGAGGGACAGAGGGGACGCTGAGATTTCGGAGGATGAGCCAAGGCAGACGAGGATACGGTCGTTGAAGAAGAAGGCGCTGCATGCATCTACGAGGCTGACGCATTCGCTGAAGAAGAGAGGGAAGAGGAAAGTGGGCTGCAGAGTGCCGAAGATCACGATAGAGGATGTCAGggacgcggaggaggagcaggctGTCAGCTCTTTTCGAGAGGTTTTGTTTGCCAGGGACATGCTGCCTGAGAGGCATGACGATTATCACACGATGCTTAG ATTCTTGAAAGCTAGGAAATTTGATGTTGAAAAGGCAGCACATATGTGGGCTGACATGCTGCACTGGAGGAAGGATTTCGGGACTGACACAATTTTGGAA GATTTTGAATTTCATGAGCTAGAGGAGGTGCTGCAGTATTATCCCCATGGTTATCATGGTGTTGACAAGGAAGGAAGGCCCGTCTATATCGAGTTGCTTGGGAAAGTTGAACCCAGTAAGCTTGTACAAATTACAACAGTGGAACGCTATATTAAATATCATGTACAGGAATTTGAGAGAGCATTCCGAGAGAAGTTTCCTGCATGCTCAATTGCTGCTAAAAAGCATATTGATACGACAACTACAATACTGGATGTCCACGGTGTG GGTTGGAAGAACTTTAGCAAGATCGCAAGGGATTTGGTGCGCTGTATGCAGAAAATAGATGGTGATTATTATCCTGAG ACACTACATCAAATGTTCATTGTAAATGCGGGGCCTGGTTTTAAACTGATCTGGAGTACTGTGAAGGGACTTCTTGACCCCAAAACCTCGTCTAAAATCCAT GTTCTAGGAACAAAATACCAACACAGACTTCTTGAAGCTATTGACTCAAG CCAACTACCAGAGTTTCTTGGTGGTTCTTGCACGTGCTCTAGCCAGGGAGGATGCCTGCGATCCAACAAAGGCCCCTGGAGTGATCCTTTAATTATGAAG GACATTGGCCAAGTATCTGATATAGAAGAAGCAATTACAGGCTCTGTAAGATTGCGTGCTCTCAAG TTACCAGAAAGAATTAGTTATACATCAAATGCTGAATCTGGTTCAGATGTTGATGATCTTGGATCTCCTATAGGACAGGAAGATTTTGAGTATCATAGTTTGGCTCCAGTTCATGAGGAG GCCAGGGAGTCAGGATCAACATGCAGTGGTTCTGATGATAAAGTTGTTGAGACGAATACAAGATACAACCCTCCTGGAAATGGATCGGGACAGTACAGCGCAAGACAAAATCCCTCAATAAACAGAGTTTCGCCTGAGCCAG CAGGTCACGTCCCAAATGATGGTGAAGGAAATGCAGATCATGGGATCTTGAAATATATTTCTAAAAAAGTTCTCGGTGTAATTCTTGAAGTACTCTCTTTTTTGCGTATTTTCATCCGTCATCGACAACAGTTGGAAAATGTCCCCCAGCATACTACAACAGTGCACAGTAATCAGGCAGATCTTCAGATAATTAAGGAAGATCGTGTAAATCCTTGTCTAGAGCGTCTTGAAAGACTTGAGACAATGTTTAATCAGCTCAGCAGAAAGCCTCCAGAGATTCCACAGGATAAGGATCGTGCTATACAGGATTCTTTTGACAGGATAAAGTGCATTGAATTTGATCTGGAGAAGACAAAGAAG GTATTGCATGCAACAGTGATTAGACAAATGCAGATGGCTGAGACATTGGAAGCTGTAAAGGAGTCCGATCTTAGG AGAAGAAAATTTTGTACATAA